The Chryseobacterium sp. 52 genome includes a region encoding these proteins:
- a CDS encoding alkene reductase — translation MITKIFEPYYLNSIELKNCFLMAPMTRSRASEPGNIPNPLMAEYYAQRASAGLIVTEATQVSLQGMGYAKTPGIHSPEQIEGWKLVTDAVHREGGKIFLQLWHVGRVSSSRVNGLQPIAPSPLTAANTNVYIFDGAPNGDATFIPVEQPREMNSSDIENVIKEFEQGAVNAIKAGFDGVEIHGANGYLIDQFLRTNSNKRTDQYGGSKENRIKLLIEITQAVINAIGKEKTGVRLSPFIKFKDMEDPEILDTIMLATEKLSEQDIAYLHLCEADWDDAPVIPAAFRETLRQKFQNTIIATGNKTPEEGEELLQNGWADLIGFGRKFLTNPDYPAKVKRNADLNEISDPHTLFGGGDKRGYTDYAFSK, via the coding sequence ATGATTACAAAAATTTTCGAACCTTATTATCTGAATTCTATAGAGCTTAAGAATTGTTTTCTGATGGCCCCAATGACAAGAAGCCGTGCCTCTGAGCCGGGAAATATACCCAATCCGCTAATGGCTGAATATTATGCACAGCGTGCTTCTGCCGGATTAATTGTTACCGAAGCTACACAGGTTTCCTTACAGGGAATGGGCTACGCCAAAACTCCCGGAATCCACTCCCCTGAACAGATTGAAGGGTGGAAGCTTGTAACGGATGCAGTACACAGAGAAGGTGGTAAAATATTTTTACAGCTTTGGCATGTCGGCAGAGTGTCATCTTCCAGAGTTAACGGATTACAGCCTATTGCTCCCTCTCCGCTTACAGCTGCCAATACCAATGTCTATATTTTTGACGGTGCCCCGAATGGAGACGCTACATTTATACCCGTGGAACAGCCCAGAGAAATGAACAGTTCGGATATAGAAAATGTGATTAAAGAATTCGAACAGGGAGCCGTTAATGCGATCAAAGCTGGCTTTGACGGAGTGGAAATTCATGGAGCCAACGGATATCTGATAGACCAGTTTTTACGAACGAACAGCAATAAAAGAACCGATCAGTATGGTGGCAGTAAAGAAAACCGTATCAAACTGCTTATAGAAATCACCCAGGCTGTTATCAACGCGATCGGTAAAGAAAAAACAGGGGTAAGACTATCGCCGTTTATTAAATTTAAAGATATGGAAGATCCGGAAATCCTTGATACCATCATGCTTGCTACAGAAAAGTTAAGCGAACAGGATATAGCTTACCTTCATTTGTGTGAAGCAGACTGGGACGATGCCCCTGTCATTCCTGCTGCATTTAGAGAAACCTTAAGACAGAAATTTCAGAATACCATCATTGCTACCGGGAATAAGACCCCTGAGGAGGGAGAAGAATTATTACAAAACGGATGGGCAGATCTTATCGGCTTTGGAAGAAAATTTTTAACCAATCCTGATTATCCTGCAAAAGTCAAACGAAATGCAGATCTTAATGAAATTTCAGACCCGCACACATTATTTGGCGGTGGAGACAAAAGAGGATATACAGACTATGCATTTTCAAAATAA
- a CDS encoding thermonuclease family protein — translation MRIFLFALLCFPLSFFSQTAAKVVGISDGDTITVLLDGNVQKKLRLAEVDCPENRQPFGKNAKKFTSDQVFARQIVFTETNKDRYGRSVAKVYYDNGKYLSAEIIKAGYGWWYYAYSKDADLGEMQETAKTKKLGLWQDKKAVSPWDFRKEQRENAKRKRLQKQLEQQAGKDQNPSDSGKAKVI, via the coding sequence ATGAGAATATTTCTATTTGCATTATTATGCTTTCCTCTTTCATTTTTCTCACAGACGGCGGCAAAAGTAGTTGGGATTTCAGACGGAGACACTATTACGGTTTTATTAGACGGAAATGTACAGAAGAAACTTCGGCTGGCTGAAGTAGACTGTCCTGAAAACCGGCAGCCGTTTGGAAAAAATGCCAAGAAGTTTACATCGGATCAGGTTTTTGCCAGACAGATTGTGTTTACAGAGACCAATAAAGACCGCTATGGACGTTCGGTAGCGAAAGTATACTACGATAATGGAAAGTATCTTTCTGCTGAAATTATAAAAGCCGGATATGGATGGTGGTATTATGCTTATTCCAAAGATGCTGATTTGGGGGAAATGCAGGAAACGGCAAAAACTAAGAAACTGGGATTATGGCAGGATAAAAAGGCTGTTTCACCATGGGATTTCCGTAAAGAACAGCGGGAAAATGCCAAAAGAAAACGCCTTCAAAAGCAATTGGAGCAACAGGCAGGGAAGGACCAGAACCCATCTGATTCCGGAAAGGCTAAAGTCATATAA
- a CDS encoding MFS transporter yields MDLSEKAEKGSRRFRYIKLCIFFSGLSVFAQLYLFQPMLPTVAEYFKTTAGDSSLLVSSSTIGMALGLLFFAFKADSYSRKNLMTFSLVSSAVITIISAWIPNLSMLIAAGVLKGFVVSGVSAVALAYLTEEVNISVVGLAISMYLSGNTIGGMSGRIFATILAGEFGWRNAVLIIGIESLILGLIFWKLFPESKFFNPQKTDYSLKIKQMRRFFNDSYMLRLYFIAALLMGTFVSVYNYLSFRLEARPFSLSHFVIAFIFLMYVFGVLGTMITSRLSKRFSRNLILKGSVLFMLSGTALLLSEHIYVVIFGLGLFTLSFFAAHTMASQMTALHAKQGKSSATSIYWLFYYFGSSILGSGTGYILHAFSWNIFIVVLLFSVGISFALAAKNRDFDNTKVL; encoded by the coding sequence ATGGATCTATCTGAAAAAGCAGAAAAAGGGAGCCGGCGTTTCCGATATATAAAACTTTGTATTTTCTTTTCGGGACTTTCTGTATTTGCGCAGCTTTATCTTTTTCAGCCAATGCTTCCTACCGTCGCAGAATATTTCAAAACCACTGCCGGGGACAGCTCTCTTTTGGTGTCTTCCTCTACTATAGGAATGGCTCTTGGCCTCCTGTTTTTTGCGTTTAAGGCTGACAGCTATTCCCGGAAGAATCTGATGACCTTCTCATTGGTTTCATCAGCGGTGATTACAATAATTTCAGCGTGGATCCCCAACCTCAGCATGCTTATTGCAGCAGGAGTTTTAAAAGGGTTCGTGGTATCCGGAGTTTCTGCCGTTGCGCTTGCCTATCTTACTGAGGAAGTCAACATTTCCGTTGTAGGTCTTGCCATCAGTATGTATCTCAGCGGCAATACCATCGGAGGAATGAGCGGAAGGATATTCGCGACTATTTTAGCCGGAGAATTCGGATGGCGGAATGCTGTTCTCATCATAGGAATAGAAAGCCTGATATTGGGCCTTATCTTCTGGAAGCTATTTCCTGAATCTAAATTTTTCAATCCACAGAAAACAGATTATTCTTTAAAAATAAAGCAGATGAGGCGTTTTTTCAACGACTCTTATATGCTGAGGCTATACTTTATTGCTGCTCTGCTGATGGGTACTTTCGTCAGTGTGTATAATTATCTTTCATTCAGATTGGAAGCCCGGCCTTTTTCTTTAAGCCATTTTGTAATCGCTTTTATATTTTTAATGTATGTGTTTGGAGTATTGGGTACCATGATCACAAGCAGACTTTCAAAAAGATTCAGCCGTAATCTTATCCTGAAAGGTTCTGTTCTTTTCATGCTTTCCGGAACTGCCCTTCTGTTGTCTGAGCATATTTATGTAGTGATTTTCGGTCTGGGATTATTTACATTATCCTTTTTTGCAGCTCATACTATGGCCAGCCAGATGACTGCACTGCATGCTAAACAGGGGAAATCCTCGGCAACGTCTATTTACTGGCTTTTTTATTACTTCGGTTCCAGTATTCTGGGAAGTGGTACAGGATATATTCTTCATGCATTTTCCTGGAATATTTTTATAGTGGTGCTCCTTTTTTCTGTTGGAATTTCGTTTGCACTTGCTGCGAAAAACAGGGATTTTGACAATACGAAAGTTCTTTAA